One Candidatus Omnitrophota bacterium DNA segment encodes these proteins:
- the pabB gene encoding aminodeoxychorismate synthase component I yields MAYCILKSYKLGVDFFRVFETLKTRKNCFFLDSSKNSYCLGRFSFIGIDPFYILKSDNALPFDKLRELLNKYKIPSNKANPPFLGGAAGFLGYDLGFILEKKIKKIIPEDINIPNFYFAFYNTVIVADNLKKKLFISCLGAPEENEISAKKLACENFKKTEIFLSRIISKDNLTDDIQTTGKVDFNSNFTKKAYLAAVKKAKEYIKKGDVYQLNLSQRFDAETDSSAFEIYKRLRKISPSSFSAFFDAGDFQILSSSPERFISFSDGKVSTRPMKGTRPRGENYKEDNLLKKELLESQKDKAELTMIVDLERNDLGRVCSYDSIKVTKPRELEKYSTVYQTTSTIEGRLFKSKDRIDLLRACFPGGSITGCPKIRAMEIIEELEPNRRSIYTGSLGYLSFSGEMDFNILIRTILKKENKIYFGVGGGIVADSDPKSEYEETLCKAKAMMKALSLKG; encoded by the coding sequence ATGGCATATTGCATCTTGAAATCGTATAAACTGGGTGTTGATTTCTTCCGTGTTTTTGAAACTTTAAAAACCCGTAAGAATTGCTTTTTTTTGGACTCTAGTAAGAATTCGTATTGTTTAGGCAGGTTCTCTTTTATCGGGATAGACCCCTTTTATATATTAAAATCGGATAATGCCTTGCCGTTTGATAAATTAAGAGAGCTGTTAAATAAATACAAAATCCCCTCAAACAAGGCTAACCCCCCATTTTTAGGAGGGGCAGCTGGATTCTTAGGATACGATTTAGGTTTTATCTTAGAGAAAAAAATAAAAAAGATTATTCCCGAAGACATAAATATCCCTAATTTTTACTTTGCTTTTTATAATACAGTTATTGTTGCAGATAATCTAAAGAAGAAGCTTTTTATATCCTGCTTAGGGGCTCCTGAAGAAAACGAAATTTCAGCTAAAAAGCTTGCTTGTGAAAATTTTAAGAAAACAGAAATCTTTCTTTCCAGAATTATTTCAAAAGATAATTTAACCGATGATATCCAAACTACCGGAAAGGTTGATTTTAATTCTAATTTTACAAAGAAAGCTTATCTTGCCGCGGTTAAAAAAGCCAAGGAATATATTAAGAAAGGGGATGTCTACCAGTTAAATCTTTCGCAGCGGTTTGACGCAGAAACAGATTCAAGCGCTTTTGAGATATATAAGAGGCTCCGGAAAATCAGCCCCTCTTCTTTTTCAGCTTTTTTTGACGCAGGAGATTTCCAGATTTTAAGTTCTTCTCCGGAGAGGTTCATAAGTTTTTCTGATGGCAAGGTAAGCACCCGGCCGATGAAAGGAACCCGCCCCAGGGGTGAGAATTATAAAGAGGACAATCTTCTTAAGAAAGAATTGCTTGAGAGCCAAAAAGATAAAGCAGAATTAACGATGATTGTTGATTTAGAGAGAAATGATTTAGGAAGAGTCTGTAGCTATGATTCAATAAAAGTAACCAAGCCAAGAGAATTGGAAAAATATAGCACCGTGTATCAGACTACATCTACAATTGAAGGGCGGTTATTTAAAAGTAAAGACAGAATTGATCTTTTGCGTGCATGTTTTCCGGGAGGCTCTATCACTGGATGCCCAAAAATACGGGCAATGGAGATTATTGAGGAATTGGAGCCTAACAGGCGTTCAATTTATACCGGTAGCCTTGGTTATTTAAGTTTTTCAGGAGAGATGGATTTTAATATTTTAATCCGTACGATACTCAAGAAAGAAAACAAAATATATTTTGGCGTAGGAGGGGGTATTGTCGCGGATTCCGATCCTAAATCCGAATATGAAGAAACTTTATGTAAAGCCAAAGCAATGATGAAAGCGCTATCTTTAAAGGGATGA
- a CDS encoding aminotransferase class IV gives MSKADKKAALFLNGKFTGSLEAKTSVMDPGFCFGLGLFESMRSYRGKIVYLDEHIERIKNSCRLIGLKFPFSAPRLKQLIRKCVDANGSVDTYVKLILWKAIKGTNYLIITKRYNAPSLNRYKSGFKVLISDLRQDEKSLTARIKTTNRLLYQLSFNEARKKGFDEALILNNRGLLAEGSRSNVFFIKDNEVFTPSLECGCLGGVTRKVIFDLCSKLKIKIYTGRFTVKDLLESDEAFLTNSLMGIMPLSFLNQNAIGNASLRHITSLLQKKYRALL, from the coding sequence ATGAGCAAAGCAGATAAGAAAGCGGCGTTGTTTTTAAATGGCAAATTCACTGGTAGCCTGGAAGCTAAAACTTCGGTCATGGATCCCGGATTCTGTTTTGGCTTAGGGTTGTTTGAGTCTATGCGTTCTTATCGGGGGAAAATTGTTTATTTGGATGAGCATATTGAAAGAATTAAGAATTCATGCCGTTTGATAGGCTTGAAATTCCCTTTTTCCGCACCAAGGCTAAAACAATTAATAAGAAAGTGTGTTGATGCTAACGGGTCAGTTGATACATATGTAAAATTAATCTTATGGAAGGCTATCAAAGGCACAAATTATTTAATCATCACAAAAAGATATAATGCACCTTCCTTGAATAGGTACAAATCAGGTTTTAAAGTTTTGATTTCAGATTTGCGGCAAGATGAAAAATCTCTTACTGCCCGGATAAAAACCACCAATCGCCTTCTTTACCAGCTTAGTTTTAATGAGGCAAGAAAAAAAGGTTTTGATGAGGCGCTTATTTTGAATAATCGTGGGCTGCTTGCCGAGGGAAGCCGGAGCAATGTATTTTTTATTAAAGATAATGAAGTTTTCACCCCTTCTTTGGAATGCGGATGCTTAGGGGGGGTAACCCGTAAAGTTATCTTTGATTTATGTAGTAAATTAAAGATAAAAATTTACACAGGCAGGTTTACCGTTAAGGATTTATTGGAATCAGACGAAGCATTCCTTACTAATTCTTTAATGGGAATAATGCCTTTGTCTTTTCTTAATCAGAATGCGATAGGCAACGCCTCTTTACGGCATATAACAAGCCTTTTGCAGAAGAAATACAGAGCTTTATTGTAA
- a CDS encoding FGGY-family carbohydrate kinase has product MKLTNKIKLPFKVKKPVLSFGSQAKNTLCFAKGNFALISRIHDDLNNLDDFLLFEKDAKYFLNKKPKVLAFDLHPDYQSTSYASSLNNAFNGGIAIQHHHAHIAACMAENGLKNEQVIGVAFDGSGLGFDNTIWGAEFLICNYKTSVRIAHLKKIKLLGGEKAILEPWRIAAAWLNSIYGGSFLKLKIDFTKGVDKIKWHILKEMESVSFNTPLTSSMGRLFDAFASLVLVKYNASYEAQLPIELEKLATRANVTSQKTYQFGIKENAGMFIIDPSPLFRAAVADLKNKRPKAEIAYCFHLAVANAINDICLRIRKTRKINTIVLSGGVFQNKLLLGLSKDCLKSLGFTVLTHKKLSCNDSSVSLGQAVVANFNTRTYRKVRV; this is encoded by the coding sequence ATGAAATTAACCAATAAAATCAAGCTTCCTTTTAAAGTCAAGAAACCGGTTCTATCATTTGGTTCGCAGGCAAAGAATACGCTTTGTTTTGCTAAAGGCAATTTCGCTCTTATAAGTAGAATCCATGACGACCTTAACAATTTAGATGATTTTTTGCTTTTTGAAAAAGATGCCAAATATTTTCTTAATAAAAAACCCAAGGTTTTAGCTTTTGACCTTCATCCCGATTATCAGTCTACCAGTTACGCATCAAGTTTGAATAATGCTTTTAATGGCGGCATTGCTATCCAGCATCATCATGCTCATATTGCCGCATGTATGGCGGAAAATGGGCTAAAGAACGAACAGGTAATTGGAGTTGCGTTTGATGGGTCGGGGTTAGGATTTGATAATACTATTTGGGGTGCCGAATTTTTAATCTGTAACTACAAAACTAGCGTAAGAATTGCTCATTTAAAAAAGATAAAACTTTTAGGAGGGGAAAAGGCGATACTCGAGCCTTGGCGTATTGCGGCTGCCTGGTTAAATTCTATTTATGGGGGTAGCTTTCTAAAGCTAAAAATTGATTTTACTAAAGGAGTAGACAAGATCAAGTGGCACATCTTAAAAGAAATGGAATCAGTTAGTTTTAATACTCCCTTAACAAGCAGTATGGGCCGGCTATTTGATGCATTTGCAAGTTTAGTATTAGTAAAATATAATGCTTCTTATGAAGCCCAGCTTCCAATTGAGTTAGAAAAACTTGCTACGAGGGCAAATGTTACAAGCCAGAAAACATATCAATTTGGTATTAAGGAAAATGCAGGTATGTTTATCATAGACCCAAGCCCGTTGTTTAGGGCAGCAGTGGCTGATTTAAAAAATAAAAGGCCAAAAGCAGAGATCGCCTATTGTTTTCATTTAGCCGTTGCCAATGCGATTAATGATATTTGTTTGAGAATAAGAAAAACCCGAAAAATTAATACTATTGTTTTGTCGGGAGGTGTTTTTCAAAACAAACTCTTGTTAGGCTTAAGTAAGGATTGTCTTAAGTCTTTAGGGTTTACTGTTTTAACCCATAAGAAGCTTTCTTGTAATGATTCGAGTGTTTCTTTGGGGCAGGCTGTGGTAGCTAACTTTAACACCCGAACCTATCGGAAGGTTCGGGTGTGA
- a CDS encoding HypC/HybG/HupF family hydrogenase formation chaperone has product MCLAVPMKVKKINGAFAQVDAAGLLRQVNIEMVSGIKEGDFVLVHAGFAIQKIDKARAKETLRILYEIH; this is encoded by the coding sequence ATGTGTTTAGCAGTTCCAATGAAGGTTAAAAAAATTAACGGCGCATTTGCCCAAGTAGATGCAGCTGGATTGCTTCGCCAGGTGAATATTGAAATGGTCAGCGGAATTAAAGAAGGCGATTTTGTTTTAGTGCATGCCGGTTTTGCAATTCAAAAAATTGATAAGGCTCGGGCAAAAGAAACGTTAAGGATTTTGTATGAAATACATTGA
- the hypD gene encoding hydrogenase formation protein HypD — protein MKYIDEYRNKKLAGVLSKKIKEIMPLSGIRLMEVCGTHTHNFFRFGLDKILPQSLKLISGPGCPVCVSPQEYIDKALSLVKNKDVIIATFGDMIRIPGTSSTLEKERARFGNVRAVYSPLDSLQLAKNNPDKKIVFLGVGFETTIPTIAISILLAKKEKLKNIYFLNSLKLIPPALDFLMKDKSVEIDGFLCPGHVSAIIGTNAYEFIPRKYKIGCCIAGFEPLDILEGIYLLVQQKVRKKAKVLNQYSRVVTSLGNKRALGIIKRVFTIKDSSWRGLGIIPGSGLEVRKELSCFDADKHFSLKTCIEKSGHKKTRCRCGDVLKGKIQPDECRLFRRLCTPENPYGPCMVSNEGACNAYYKYH, from the coding sequence ATGAAATACATTGATGAATACCGTAACAAAAAATTAGCAGGCGTTCTTTCCAAAAAGATAAAAGAGATAATGCCTCTTTCAGGGATAAGGTTGATGGAGGTTTGCGGCACGCATACTCATAATTTCTTCAGGTTCGGCCTGGATAAGATTTTGCCTCAGAGTTTAAAATTAATCTCCGGCCCCGGTTGCCCTGTTTGCGTCAGCCCGCAGGAATATATTGATAAAGCGCTGTCCCTGGTAAAGAATAAAGATGTAATCATTGCTACCTTTGGAGATATGATACGCATCCCCGGGACAAGCTCAACCCTTGAAAAAGAAAGGGCACGTTTCGGCAATGTCAGGGCAGTTTATTCTCCTTTAGACAGCCTGCAATTAGCCAAAAACAATCCGGATAAAAAAATAGTTTTCTTAGGCGTTGGTTTTGAAACTACTATCCCAACAATAGCTATCAGTATACTTTTGGCTAAAAAAGAAAAGTTAAAGAATATTTATTTTCTAAATTCATTAAAGCTTATCCCGCCCGCTTTGGATTTTCTTATGAAAGATAAATCGGTTGAGATTGATGGTTTCTTGTGCCCGGGGCATGTTTCTGCTATAATCGGAACTAACGCTTATGAGTTTATCCCCAGAAAGTATAAAATTGGCTGTTGTATTGCCGGTTTTGAGCCTTTGGATATTTTAGAAGGAATTTATCTTCTTGTGCAGCAGAAAGTAAGAAAAAAAGCAAAAGTTTTAAACCAATATTCCCGGGTAGTAACTTCCCTGGGTAATAAGCGCGCTCTCGGTATAATAAAAAGAGTTTTTACAATAAAAGATTCTTCCTGGCGCGGCTTAGGAATAATCCCCGGAAGCGGTTTAGAAGTCAGAAAAGAATTATCTTGTTTTGATGCGGATAAGCATTTTTCATTAAAGACTTGCATAGAGAAATCAGGGCATAAAAAAACAAGATGCAGATGCGGTGATGTACTTAAAGGGAAGATCCAGCCCGATGAGTGTAGATTGTTTAGAAGGCTTTGCACTCCGGAAAATCCTTATGGGCCATGCATGGTTAGTAACGAAGGAGCGTGTAATGCGTATTATAAATACCATTAG
- a CDS encoding DUF3857 domain-containing protein has translation MRIINTIRQSLILLIVFLFVSGCAQKADDLEKAQDDIRKSEAYYNSALEQYKKKINSNKAPDSLYLELGRVYYSHGDFESALAQLKNSKAQEAKKLIAISYFRLGNFVDALDVFNREAISDNEYIYYQGLTCEKLNLFEQAVNVYRKINDGPFASLAKKRIDLIEKQANLTNIKEVSQRIFNLIKESPGLNEYPQAGALVLLADESIEVTQQNTQVSQMHYAVKILNERGKEDYSETQIEYDSTFEKVELEYARTIKPDGVITEVGSRHIRDVSKYLNFPLYSNARVYIISFPEVVEGAVIEYKVKIYRNQLVNKKDFVLAYSLKAKDPIINAAFNLRIPKERKLNIKILNEKYNDSGANLNPLVTEKEGFKIYDWNFKSLPQIVPESNMPPAVEINPALLLSTFESWDELYKWWWSLAKDKIVANDEIKSKVAELIKNKTTPEEKIRAIYNYCAQKVRYVAVEYGQAGFEPHKAEVCFRNKYGDCKDKAILLTTMLKLADISASPVLIATKEDYNLNEDFPSMLFNHAIACVFLNDKIIFMDPTAETCAFGDLPPSDQERRVIIFKEDGYKIIETPLYSGGHNLNKQTLNIKVNVDESISAQKEILAEGVYDQSQRYWLLYTQPELIEATLKEKIQSVSIGSKLSGYQIKNLDDLNKPVVLTYSFSGPEYFTEAGPLRIMPQLANLDTSLVAKDSRKYAIDFDFLDTKETYLEVAFPANYVIKYMPEGVVEDSPWLSLNVSYSQKDNKLYFKQVVELKRTKISVDEYPDFKKFFQKLALQVKQRIVLERKK, from the coding sequence ATGCGTATTATAAATACCATTAGGCAGAGTTTGATTTTACTTATTGTATTTTTGTTTGTTTCCGGATGCGCTCAGAAGGCAGATGATTTAGAAAAAGCACAAGATGATATTCGTAAATCAGAGGCATATTATAACTCGGCGCTGGAACAGTATAAGAAGAAAATAAACTCTAACAAGGCGCCTGATAGCCTTTATCTTGAGTTAGGAAGGGTCTATTATTCTCATGGAGATTTTGAATCAGCACTTGCCCAACTAAAAAATTCCAAAGCCCAGGAAGCAAAAAAACTTATTGCTATTTCTTATTTCAGGCTGGGGAATTTCGTGGATGCGTTGGATGTTTTTAATCGTGAGGCTATAAGTGATAACGAATATATTTATTATCAAGGTTTAACATGTGAAAAATTAAACCTTTTTGAGCAGGCTGTTAATGTTTATCGCAAGATAAACGATGGGCCGTTCGCCTCTTTGGCAAAGAAGAGGATTGATCTAATTGAAAAGCAAGCCAATCTTACCAATATTAAGGAAGTAAGCCAAAGGATTTTTAATTTAATTAAAGAAAGCCCCGGCTTAAATGAATACCCTCAGGCAGGAGCCTTGGTTTTATTGGCAGATGAGTCAATTGAAGTGACACAGCAGAACACACAGGTTTCCCAGATGCATTACGCAGTAAAGATTCTAAATGAACGGGGAAAAGAGGATTATTCCGAGACCCAGATTGAGTATGATTCTACTTTTGAGAAAGTTGAATTAGAATACGCCAGGACTATTAAACCCGACGGGGTAATTACGGAAGTTGGCTCCCGCCATATCCGCGATGTGTCAAAATACCTGAACTTTCCGCTTTATAGCAATGCGCGAGTATACATTATTTCTTTTCCGGAAGTTGTTGAGGGAGCTGTCATTGAATATAAAGTAAAGATTTATCGCAACCAGTTGGTGAATAAAAAAGATTTTGTCCTCGCCTATTCTTTAAAAGCAAAAGACCCGATTATTAACGCAGCCTTTAATTTACGCATACCAAAAGAAAGAAAACTCAATATCAAGATTCTTAATGAAAAATACAATGATTCAGGAGCTAATTTAAACCCTTTAGTAACTGAAAAGGAAGGATTTAAGATATACGACTGGAATTTTAAGAGCCTTCCGCAGATTGTTCCGGAGTCAAATATGCCGCCAGCTGTGGAGATTAATCCTGCGTTACTTTTGTCTACGTTTGAAAGCTGGGATGAATTATATAAATGGTGGTGGTCTTTAGCAAAAGATAAGATTGTAGCCAACGATGAGATCAAATCAAAGGTTGCGGAGTTAATTAAAAACAAAACAACTCCTGAGGAAAAAATCCGAGCAATTTATAACTACTGCGCTCAAAAGGTCCGTTATGTGGCGGTTGAATATGGGCAGGCAGGTTTCGAACCGCATAAAGCCGAGGTTTGTTTCAGGAATAAGTATGGGGATTGCAAAGATAAAGCAATACTGCTTACCACGATGTTAAAACTTGCTGATATTTCCGCAAGCCCAGTTTTAATCGCTACCAAAGAGGATTATAATTTAAATGAAGATTTTCCTTCTATGTTATTTAACCATGCCATTGCTTGCGTTTTCTTAAATGATAAAATAATTTTTATGGATCCCACTGCTGAGACCTGCGCCTTCGGCGATTTGCCGCCATCGGACCAGGAGAGAAGAGTTATAATCTTTAAGGAAGATGGTTATAAGATAATTGAAACTCCTCTTTATTCCGGTGGGCATAACCTAAATAAACAGACTCTGAATATTAAGGTTAATGTTGATGAGTCAATTTCTGCGCAAAAAGAAATATTAGCCGAAGGGGTTTACGATCAATCCCAGCGCTACTGGTTATTGTATACCCAGCCGGAATTGATAGAGGCGACTTTAAAAGAAAAAATCCAGTCGGTTTCAATTGGTTCTAAATTATCCGGATATCAGATTAAGAATTTGGATGATTTGAATAAGCCCGTAGTATTAACTTATTCATTTTCCGGTCCGGAGTATTTTACTGAAGCAGGGCCTTTGAGGATTATGCCCCAATTGGCAAATTTAGACACGAGCTTGGTAGCAAAAGACAGCCGTAAATATGCGATTGACTTTGATTTTCTTGATACTAAAGAAACCTATTTGGAAGTTGCATTTCCTGCCAATTATGTGATAAAATATATGCCTGAGGGAGTTGTTGAAGATAGCCCCTGGCTAAGCTTAAATGTGAGCTATAGCCAAAAGGATAACAAGCTTTATTTTAAGCAAGTTGTTGAGTTGAAAAGAACCAAAATCTCTGTAGATGAATATCCGGATTTTAAGAAATTTTTTCAGAAGCTTGCGCTCCAAGTCAAACAGAGAATAGTGCTGGAGAGAAAGAAATAA
- a CDS encoding PilZ domain-containing protein: MPEKPNAASGIERRQYIRLDTVFPVQFRLESADRSKFISGWLQGYTNNISKGGICLSVNNFDPQWVKLLRNREAKLSLEIELPVIKRPVNALAKVAWMSDVPGSPNKYQIGLSYEEINAKQNNKILRYARLKQFFVPVSLSLIILLGLGLALNSYVSAKLINGNKSLVEQLVKIVQESSVAKQKVKIFSKEREDLQTKIQALELQIKSVEEKGKPSVNSLKLEDLIKVRETQDLSEQVDKLTKEKNALLEQLVSVQHKENDITEDLLHLDKRKAILVKENFDKMYQWLKIHQSLRTGLVASFEGSKDIAKWAFIYDQSLASQAFTYFSDFARCRKNLDFFAKKAQRENGLFYNAYYVNDGLPAEFTIHCGPNIWLGVAFLQYTKKSNDTRYLSLAEEIASKIIALQALDPDGGIRGGPNTQWYSTEHNLDAYAFFNMLYKVTSKDIYLKARDKTLNWLVKNTYDKEDLPVKRGKGDSTIATDTYAWSIAAIGPDKLMEAGMNPDRILEFAEKSCLVTADYTRPNGQKVQIKGFDFAPEKHLARGGVISSEWTAQMVISFKIMSEYYYKKSMIAKSRAYGLKADEYLVGLTNMIISSPSPSGQGEGCLPYATEEFIDTGHGWMTPSGKYTGSVSGTAYTLFAYYNYNPLELRE; encoded by the coding sequence ATGCCAGAAAAACCCAATGCTGCTTCCGGAATCGAACGCCGCCAATATATTCGTCTTGATACGGTTTTCCCTGTGCAATTCCGTCTTGAAAGCGCAGATAGAAGTAAGTTTATCTCCGGTTGGCTCCAGGGTTACACTAATAACATAAGCAAGGGCGGGATCTGTTTATCCGTAAACAATTTTGATCCCCAATGGGTTAAGCTTTTAAGGAATCGCGAAGCAAAATTATCGTTAGAAATTGAATTACCCGTTATAAAAAGGCCGGTGAATGCTCTGGCTAAAGTTGCATGGATGAGCGATGTCCCCGGAAGCCCTAATAAATATCAAATCGGCTTAAGTTATGAAGAGATAAACGCCAAGCAAAATAATAAGATTTTGCGTTATGCCCGGCTTAAGCAATTTTTTGTCCCTGTGTCATTGTCCTTGATTATTCTTTTAGGCCTCGGCTTGGCACTAAATAGCTATGTAAGCGCGAAATTAATTAACGGCAATAAAAGCTTAGTAGAACAATTGGTAAAGATCGTCCAGGAATCCAGCGTAGCCAAACAAAAAGTAAAAATCTTTAGCAAAGAGAGAGAAGATTTACAGACTAAGATTCAAGCCTTGGAATTACAGATTAAATCAGTTGAAGAAAAGGGTAAGCCTTCCGTCAATAGCCTTAAATTAGAAGACCTGATAAAAGTAAGAGAGACGCAGGATTTAAGCGAGCAAGTAGATAAATTGACCAAAGAAAAGAATGCATTGCTTGAACAATTGGTTTCTGTACAACATAAAGAAAATGATATTACAGAAGATCTTTTGCATCTTGATAAAAGAAAGGCAATCTTAGTGAAAGAGAACTTTGATAAAATGTATCAGTGGCTTAAAATCCATCAGAGCCTGCGCACGGGTTTAGTAGCGAGTTTTGAAGGAAGCAAAGATATCGCTAAATGGGCTTTTATTTATGACCAGTCGCTTGCCTCCCAGGCATTTACTTATTTTTCTGATTTTGCAAGGTGTAGGAAAAACCTTGACTTCTTTGCTAAGAAAGCCCAAAGAGAAAACGGATTATTCTACAATGCTTATTATGTAAATGACGGGCTACCTGCAGAATTCACGATTCATTGCGGGCCGAATATCTGGCTGGGAGTAGCCTTTCTTCAATATACGAAAAAATCAAATGATACAAGATACCTTTCTTTGGCAGAAGAAATTGCCTCAAAGATAATTGCCCTGCAAGCGCTTGATCCGGATGGTGGTATTCGCGGAGGGCCGAACACCCAGTGGTATTCTACGGAACATAACCTTGATGCATATGCTTTCTTTAATATGCTTTACAAGGTCACCAGTAAAGACATTTATCTTAAGGCAAGGGATAAGACGTTAAATTGGTTGGTAAAGAATACATATGATAAAGAGGATCTTCCTGTAAAACGCGGAAAAGGCGATTCTACTATCGCTACCGATACTTATGCCTGGTCTATTGCTGCAATCGGCCCTGATAAATTAATGGAAGCTGGAATGAACCCGGACAGGATTCTTGAATTTGCCGAGAAGAGTTGTTTGGTTACTGCGGATTATACCCGTCCGAATGGGCAAAAAGTACAGATAAAAGGATTTGATTTTGCGCCTGAAAAACATTTGGCCAGAGGAGGGGTTATTTCTTCGGAATGGACAGCACAGATGGTAATTTCTTTTAAAATAATGTCGGAATATTATTATAAAAAGTCTATGATTGCTAAGTCCCGGGCTTACGGATTAAAAGCAGACGAGTATTTGGTCGGCCTGACCAATATGATTATATCAAGCCCTTCTCCATCGGGGCAGGGGGAAGGCTGTTTGCCTTATGCAACAGAAGAATTTATTGATACCGGGCATGGTTGGATGACTCCGAGCGGGAAATATACAGGATCCGTTTCAGGGACTGCTTATACGCTTTTTGCCTATTATAATTATAATCCTCTGGAATTAAGGGAATAA
- a CDS encoding endonuclease III domain-containing protein, whose amino-acid sequence MKQKLNLIYKKLYSCFGAQNWWPAESPFEVIIGAILTQNTSWQNVSRAIENLKKEKVLTPQGIKKISEKKLAALIRPSGYYNIKSKRLKNFLIFLFKNYNGSIERMSLGKPKDLRKALLGVNGIGPETADSILLYALGKPVFVVDAYTKRILSRHKIIEENAPYHQVQDLLMNNLHCEKKLFNEFHALLVRLAKEYCLKSKRRCNECPLKGLN is encoded by the coding sequence TTGAAACAGAAGCTAAATTTAATATATAAGAAATTATACTCTTGTTTTGGCGCTCAGAATTGGTGGCCTGCTGAAAGCCCGTTTGAAGTAATTATCGGGGCCATCCTTACGCAAAATACTTCTTGGCAGAATGTCTCACGGGCTATAGAAAACCTTAAAAAAGAAAAAGTTTTGACTCCGCAGGGGATTAAAAAGATCTCCGAGAAGAAATTAGCCGCCTTAATCAGGCCGTCAGGCTATTACAATATTAAGTCAAAGCGGTTAAAAAATTTCTTGATATTTTTGTTTAAAAATTATAATGGAAGCATTGAAAGAATGTCTTTGGGCAAACCTAAGGATTTGCGTAAAGCGCTGCTTGGTGTAAATGGGATCGGCCCGGAAACAGCAGATTCAATCCTTCTTTATGCTTTGGGAAAACCAGTCTTTGTTGTTGATGCCTACACAAAGAGAATTCTCTCAAGGCATAAAATTATAGAAGAAAATGCTCCTTACCATCAGGTCCAGGATTTATTAATGAATAATTTGCACTGCGAGAAGAAGCTTTTTAATGAGTTTCACGCTTTATTAGTCAGGCTTGCAAAAGAGTATTGTCTTAAATCTAAGAGGAGGTGCAACGAATGCCCGTTGAAAGGATTAAATTAA
- a CDS encoding M20 family metallopeptidase produces the protein MINKTGLIQLTQRLIRIKSENPNGNEVEIAGFVEEYLNNLGLKTNICEFERNRPNIISVLENKNSEHSLLITPHLDTVPAGKNWTLDPFKAKIKDGRLYGLGATDCKCNLAISLEVIRSIIEDKRALNYNLIFAATADEESGSVLGLEPLLKKKILRADAAVVLDADDFHIVVAQKGLMHLKIKLKGKKAHGAYPWLGVNAIEKIVDIADKLREYKFCVTKNKYLRAPTINFGTIKGGDKVNVVADSCEFELDIRFLPGESSSRVLRDIKALVKKYNPNFEIEVEGIQEPFIINEKHYLVSQLCSAMRSAGIRPALKGSEGATTISFFDAQDIPSIATGFGSLGCAHIADEYVKVENLYKGALVLKEFLLNFKFNKSSAT, from the coding sequence ATGATAAATAAAACAGGCCTTATACAACTTACTCAGCGATTAATCAGGATAAAATCCGAGAATCCCAATGGAAATGAAGTTGAGATTGCCGGGTTTGTTGAAGAATACCTTAATAACTTAGGGTTGAAAACAAATATCTGTGAGTTTGAAAGAAACCGCCCGAATATTATTTCGGTTTTAGAAAACAAAAACTCTGAACATTCTTTGCTTATCACTCCGCATTTAGATACTGTCCCAGCGGGAAAAAATTGGACGCTTGACCCGTTTAAAGCCAAGATAAAAGATGGCCGGCTTTATGGCTTGGGGGCTACTGATTGTAAATGTAATTTGGCGATTAGCCTTGAGGTGATAAGGAGTATTATTGAAGACAAGAGAGCCTTAAATTATAATCTGATTTTTGCCGCAACTGCGGATGAAGAAAGCGGGTCTGTTTTGGGCTTGGAGCCTCTTTTAAAGAAAAAAATCCTTAGGGCTGATGCGGCTGTTGTCCTTGATGCTGATGATTTCCATATTGTCGTTGCACAAAAGGGCCTCATGCATCTTAAAATAAAGCTAAAAGGGAAAAAAGCCCACGGCGCTTATCCATGGTTAGGCGTAAATGCAATTGAGAAGATTGTTGATATAGCAGATAAATTGAGAGAATACAAATTTTGTGTTACCAAAAATAAATATTTACGCGCTCCCACAATAAATTTTGGGACAATAAAAGGTGGAGATAAAGTTAATGTGGTGGCTGATTCTTGTGAATTTGAATTAGACATACGTTTCTTGCCGGGAGAGTCTTCCTCAAGGGTGCTGCGCGATATAAAGGCACTTGTAAAGAAATACAATCCGAATTTTGAGATTGAAGTTGAAGGAATCCAGGAGCCATTTATAATAAATGAAAAACATTATCTTGTTTCGCAACTCTGTTCGGCGATGCGTAGTGCCGGAATCCGGCCTGCTCTTAAAGGTTCGGAGGGAGCGACAACCATTTCTTTTTTTGATGCACAGGATATCCCTTCAATAGCTACAGGTTTTGGTTCTTTGGGTTGTGCCCATATCGCCGATGAATACGTTAAGGTTGAGAATTTATACAAAGGTGCTTTAGTTTTAAAAGAGTTTTTGCTTAATTTCAAGTTTAACAAATCTAGTGCAACTTAA